In Cupriavidus taiwanensis, the following are encoded in one genomic region:
- a CDS encoding RNA pyrophosphohydrolase, which yields MLDREGFRPNVGIILLNARNEVFWGKRIGEHSWQFPQGGIKYGETPEQAMYRELHEEIGLLPEHVRIVGRTRDWLRYEVPDKFIRREIRGHYKGQKQIWFLLRMAGRDCDIHLRATEHPEFDAWRWSHYWVPLEAVIEFKRDVYQMALTELSRFLNRHPRVPLSPYGTHGAHAAHGVHGRHGGPRGQALSRAQAAQQADADGNAEAPAAAEYVSPATPVSTTRSTDD from the coding sequence ACGAGGTTTTCTGGGGCAAGCGAATCGGCGAACATTCCTGGCAGTTTCCGCAAGGCGGCATCAAGTACGGCGAAACGCCGGAACAGGCCATGTACCGCGAACTGCATGAGGAAATCGGCCTGCTTCCGGAGCACGTCAGGATCGTCGGTCGCACGCGCGACTGGCTGCGTTACGAGGTGCCGGACAAGTTCATCCGCCGCGAGATCCGCGGCCACTACAAGGGCCAGAAACAAATCTGGTTCCTGCTGCGCATGGCCGGCAGGGACTGCGACATCCACCTGCGCGCCACCGAGCATCCGGAGTTCGATGCCTGGCGCTGGAGCCACTACTGGGTGCCGCTCGAGGCCGTGATCGAATTCAAGCGCGATGTCTACCAGATGGCGCTGACGGAATTGTCACGCTTCCTGAACCGGCATCCGCGCGTGCCGCTCAGCCCGTACGGGACCCATGGCGCCCATGCTGCCCACGGCGTGCACGGACGCCACGGCGGGCCGCGCGGACAGGCGCTCAGCCGCGCCCAGGCCGCGCAGCAGGCAGACGCCGACGGCAATGCCGAAGCCCCGGCCGCGGCCGAGTACGTTTCGCCGGCGACGCCGGTATCCACTACACGGAGCACTGATGACTAG
- a CDS encoding CNP1-like family protein: protein MTSLTGVGRRGGLSAAALLLAAASLALAGCKTTGKEMAEEESTWNNPFAPKTFEEAKAMLPALPQEANLIPFSVAGTGTLSFAVDSKSISVGKDNVVRYTAVTTSQSGARNVTFEGMRCDAFERKLYATLPPGATEWVPNTSDYGETWHRMQSGVSNAYAATLAIDFFCEGRTVAGKPADMVRELQSRAPLKR from the coding sequence ATGACTAGTTTGACCGGCGTGGGCCGCCGCGGCGGCCTGAGCGCTGCCGCATTGCTGCTTGCCGCGGCCAGCCTGGCGCTGGCCGGCTGCAAGACCACCGGCAAGGAGATGGCGGAGGAAGAAAGCACCTGGAACAACCCGTTCGCGCCCAAGACCTTCGAGGAAGCCAAGGCCATGCTGCCGGCATTGCCGCAGGAGGCCAACCTGATTCCGTTCTCGGTGGCGGGCACCGGCACGCTGTCGTTCGCGGTGGACAGCAAGTCGATTTCGGTGGGCAAGGACAACGTGGTGCGCTACACCGCCGTCACCACCAGCCAGAGCGGCGCCCGCAACGTGACCTTTGAAGGGATGCGCTGCGACGCGTTCGAGCGCAAGCTGTATGCGACCCTGCCGCCGGGCGCCACCGAGTGGGTGCCCAACACCAGCGACTACGGCGAGACCTGGCACCGCATGCAGAGCGGCGTCAGCAACGCCTACGCCGCCACGCTGGCGATCGATTTCTTCTGCGAGGGCCGCACCGTGGCCGGCAAGCCCGCGGACATGGTGCGCGAGCTGCAATCGCGCGCGCCGCTCAAGCGCTGA